The Siniperca chuatsi isolate FFG_IHB_CAS linkage group LG9, ASM2008510v1, whole genome shotgun sequence genome includes a region encoding these proteins:
- the otud7b gene encoding OTU domain-containing protein 7B isoform X3 — translation MTVDMDAVLSDFVRSTGAEPGLARDLLEGKNWDFTAALSDFEQLRQVHAGNLAYSFAEERMYLPPEKEMARVGRPILHRQDDVVQATEKRLSRGISHASSTIVSLARSHVSSTGGSSSEPLLDTPLCTFQLPDLTVYREDFRGFIERDLIEQSMMVALEQAGRLNWWTKVVSNCQSLLPLATSGDGNCLLHAASLGMWGFHDRDLMLRKSLYALMDHGLERDALKRRWRWQQTQQNKESGLVYTEEEWQKEWNELLKLASSEPRIHYSTNGSNGVESSDEPVYESLEEFHVFVLAHVLRRPIVVVADTMLRDSGGEAFAPIPFGGIYLPLEVPAAKCHRSPLVLAYDQAHFSALVSMEQKDSSKEQAVVIPLTDSEHKMLPLHFAVDPGKDWEWGKDDTDNVMLASVALSLEAKLQMLHSYMTVTWLPLPCEQAPLAQPESPTASAGEDARTPPDSGESDKESVSSSSNGNGDTTTGSVVNGGGSLAKNSSSSSSSSSSSGSAGAGTGTAGKDKTKKEKDKDKDKKRADSVANKLGSFGKSLGSKLKKNVGGLMTGKNAGAGGVKQESGEKKKGSFRGRKGSKDGSPSAHASEDSGKGSPSSGSERLNGTGSSMSSSGGSSTESDTYKYSADVKVSLGIMRAAMQGERKFIFASLLTTSNRQPFQEEMIQRYLTDAEDRFRAEQEQQRRDAERKGVTNGIQPPKKETVGGTELTYRPYEAKEELLENSSPSFNQLKSSPLSPSMYSGVVPIPRPSFIDQPPAAAPLTQHLHMHSYMDTRRQLAGGSPATSYPGLPSYATLPRHCPTTQGPSHPHYNNSQGPASLSPSRLAPSYPPEFDPPDYPGSEPAGGSYTNGFRDMRSDLDSRSGQPPVRHYSLGSAGGLASLQSSRCRTPSCTYYGHPETGNYCSYCYREELKKRETEPAIHRF, via the exons ATGACCGTGGATATGGACGCAGTCCTGTCCGACTTTGTCCGTTCCACTGGAGCTGAACCAGGATTGGCCAGAGATCTGCTAGAGG gCAAGAACTGGGATTTCACTGCTGCCCTCAGTGACTTTGAGCAGCTGcgacaggtgcatgctgggaaccTGGCTTATTCTTTCGCAGAGGAGAGAATGTATCTGCCTCCTGAAAAGGAGATGGCCAGGGTAGGAAGGCCTATACTCCACCGCCAAGATGACGTGGTGCAAG CTACAGAAAAGCGTCTGTCAAGGGGCATTTCCCACGCCAGTTCAACCATCGTGTCCCTGGCCCGCTCTCACGTCTCAAGCACTGGAGGTAGCAGTAGTGAGCCACTTCTGGACACACCCCTGTGCACTTTCCAACTACCAGACCTTACCGTGTACCGGGAGGACTTCCGTGGCTTCATCGAGAGGGACCTTATCGAGCAGTCGATGATGGTGGCCTTGGAGCAAGCCG GGCGACTGAACTGGTGGACGAAAGTGGTTTCAAACTGTCAGAGTCTGCTGCCTTTGGCAACAAGCGGAGATGGAAATTGCCTGTTACACGCAGCCTCGCTTG GTATGTGGGGTTTTCATGACCGGGACCTGATGCTACGGAAGTCCCTGTATGCGCTGATGGATCACGGGTTGGAGAGAGATGCACTGAAGCGCAGGTGGAGGTGGCAGCAGACCCAGCAGAACAAAGAG TCTGGTCTGGTGTACACGGAGGAGGAGTGGCAGAAAGAGTGGAATGAACTGTTGAAGCTAGCCTCCAGTGAGCCGAGAATACACTACAGCACCAACGGCAGCAACGG GGTGGAGTCCTCAGATGAACCAGTGTATGAGAGTTTAGAGGAGTTTCACGTCTTTGTCTTGGCTCACGTCCTCAGAAGGCCCATAGTGGTGGTGGCCGACACCATGCTGAGGGACTCTGGAGGAGAGG CCTTTGCTCCCATCCCGTTTGGAGGCATCTACCTACCACTGGAAGTGCCAGCTGCCAAGTGCCATCGCTCGCCCCTGGTCCTGGCATACGACCAGGCGCACTTTTCTGCCCTGGTCTCCATGGAGCAGAAGGACAGCTCCAAAGAGCAAG CAGTTGTGATCCCTCTCACTGACTCAGAGCACAAAATGCTGCCTCTGCACTTTGCTGTGGACCCTGGGAAAGACTGGGAGTGGGGCAAGGATGACACAGACAACGTGATGCTGGCAAG TGTGGCTCTCTCTTTGGAGGCAAAGCTCCAGATGTTACACAGCTACATGACGGTCACCTGGCTGCCCCTGCCCTGTGAG CAAGCCCCTCTGGCCCAGCCCGAGTCTCCCACAGCATCAGCAGGAGAGGATGCCCGCACGCCTCCTGACTCAGGAGAGTCAGACAAGGAGtcagtcagcagcagctccaATGGCAACGGAGATACAACCACAGGATCAGTGGTCAATGGAGGTGGGTCCTTGGCCAAGAacagctcctcttcctcatctagTTCCTCCAGCAGTGGATCGGCAGGGGCGGGAACGGGAACAGCAGGGAAGGACAAAACCAAGAAGGAGAAGGACAAGGACAAAGACAAGAAGCGGGCAGACTCTGTGGCCAATAAGCTTGGCAGTTTTGGCAAGAGCCTGGGCAGCAAGCTGAAGAAAAACGTGGGCGGACTGATGACAGGAAAGAACGCTGGAGCTGGAGGTGTCAAGCAGGAGAGtggggagaagaagaagggctCATTTAGGGGGAGGAAAGGCAGCAAGGATGGATCGCCTTCAGCCCACGCCTCAGAGGATTCTGGGAAAGGCTCCCCCTCCTCAGGTAGCGAGCGTCTCAACGGAACGGGGAGCAGTATGAGCAGCAGTGGTGGTAGCAGTACTGAGAGTGATACCTACAAGTACAGTGCTGATGTCAAGGTCAGCCTGGGTATCATGCGGGCCGCCATGCAAGGTGAGAGGAAATTCATCTTTGCCAGCCTTCTCACTACCAGCAACCGGCAGCCCTTTCAGGAGGAGATGATCCAGCGCTACCTTACCGATGCAGAGGATCGCTTTCGGGCCGAGCAAGAACAACAGCGTCGTGATGCAGAGAGGAAGGGCGTTACCAATGGCATCCAGCCACCTAAGAAGGAGACAGTTGGTGGTACAGAGCTTACCTACCGGCCATATGAGGCCAAAGAGGAGCTGTTAGAGAACTCGTCACCTTCCTTCAACCAACTCAAGTCCTCTCCTTTGAGCCCCTCTATGTACTCTGGTGTTGTGCCCATTCCCCGGCCCTCTTTCATAGACCAGCCTCCTGCTGCAGCACCCCTCACCCAGCACCTTCATATGCACAGCTACATGGATACTCGGCGCCAGCTAGCTGGCGGCTCTCCAGCAACCTCCTACCCCGGCCTCCCCTCTTACGCCACCCTTCCCCGGCACTGCCCCACAACGCAGGGTCCCTCCCATCCCCATTACAATAACTCACAAGGCCCTGCCTCCCTGAGTCCCTCTCGCCTTGCGCCCTCATATCCCCCTGAGTTTGACCCACCAGACTACCCTGGGTCTGAACCTGCTGGTGGGAGTTACACCAACGGTTTCCGGGACATGCGCAGCGACCTAGACTCTCGGAGTGGGCAACCCCCAGTCAGACACTACTCACTGGGCAGCGCCGGTGGTTTGGCCAGCCTGCAATCCAGCCGCTGTCGAACACCCAGCTGCACATACTATGGACACCCCGAGACGGGCAACTACTGCTCCTATTGCTACCGGGAAGAGCtgaaaaagagggagacagaaccAGCCATCCACAGGTTCTGA
- the otud7b gene encoding OTU domain-containing protein 7B isoform X2, translating to MTVDMDAVLSDFVRSTGAEPGLARDLLEGKNWDFTAALSDFEQLRQVHAGNLAYSFAEERMYLPPEKEMARVGRPILHRQDDVVQAATEKRLSRGISHASSTIVSLARSHVSSTGGSSSEPLLDTPLCTFQLPDLTVYREDFRGFIERDLIEQSMMVALEQAGRLNWWTKVVSNCQSLLPLATSGDGNCLLHAASLGMWGFHDRDLMLRKSLYALMDHGLERDALKRRWRWQQTQQNKESGLVYTEEEWQKEWNELLKLASSEPRIHYSTNGSNGVESSDEPVYESLEEFHVFVLAHVLRRPIVVVADTMLRDSGGEAFAPIPFGGIYLPLEVPAAKCHRSPLVLAYDQAHFSALVSMEQKDSSKEQVVIPLTDSEHKMLPLHFAVDPGKDWEWGKDDTDNVMLASVALSLEAKLQMLHSYMTVTWLPLPCEQAPLAQPESPTASAGEDARTPPDSGESDKESVSSSSNGNGDTTTGSVVNGGGSLAKNSSSSSSSSSSSGSAGAGTGTAGKDKTKKEKDKDKDKKRADSVANKLGSFGKSLGSKLKKNVGGLMTGKNAGAGGVKQESGEKKKGSFRGRKGSKDGSPSAHASEDSGKGSPSSGSERLNGTGSSMSSSGGSSTESDTYKYSADVKVSLGIMRAAMQGERKFIFASLLTTSNRQPFQEEMIQRYLTDAEDRFRAEQEQQRRDAERKGVTNGIQPPKKETVGGTELTYRPYEAKEELLENSSPSFNQLKSSPLSPSMYSGVVPIPRPSFIDQPPAAAPLTQHLHMHSYMDTRRQLAGGSPATSYPGLPSYATLPRHCPTTQGPSHPHYNNSQGPASLSPSRLAPSYPPEFDPPDYPGSEPAGGSYTNGFRDMRSDLDSRSGQPPVRHYSLGSAGGLASLQSSRCRTPSCTYYGHPETGNYCSYCYREELKKRETEPAIHRF from the exons ATGACCGTGGATATGGACGCAGTCCTGTCCGACTTTGTCCGTTCCACTGGAGCTGAACCAGGATTGGCCAGAGATCTGCTAGAGG gCAAGAACTGGGATTTCACTGCTGCCCTCAGTGACTTTGAGCAGCTGcgacaggtgcatgctgggaaccTGGCTTATTCTTTCGCAGAGGAGAGAATGTATCTGCCTCCTGAAAAGGAGATGGCCAGGGTAGGAAGGCCTATACTCCACCGCCAAGATGACGTGGTGCAAG CAGCTACAGAAAAGCGTCTGTCAAGGGGCATTTCCCACGCCAGTTCAACCATCGTGTCCCTGGCCCGCTCTCACGTCTCAAGCACTGGAGGTAGCAGTAGTGAGCCACTTCTGGACACACCCCTGTGCACTTTCCAACTACCAGACCTTACCGTGTACCGGGAGGACTTCCGTGGCTTCATCGAGAGGGACCTTATCGAGCAGTCGATGATGGTGGCCTTGGAGCAAGCCG GGCGACTGAACTGGTGGACGAAAGTGGTTTCAAACTGTCAGAGTCTGCTGCCTTTGGCAACAAGCGGAGATGGAAATTGCCTGTTACACGCAGCCTCGCTTG GTATGTGGGGTTTTCATGACCGGGACCTGATGCTACGGAAGTCCCTGTATGCGCTGATGGATCACGGGTTGGAGAGAGATGCACTGAAGCGCAGGTGGAGGTGGCAGCAGACCCAGCAGAACAAAGAG TCTGGTCTGGTGTACACGGAGGAGGAGTGGCAGAAAGAGTGGAATGAACTGTTGAAGCTAGCCTCCAGTGAGCCGAGAATACACTACAGCACCAACGGCAGCAACGG GGTGGAGTCCTCAGATGAACCAGTGTATGAGAGTTTAGAGGAGTTTCACGTCTTTGTCTTGGCTCACGTCCTCAGAAGGCCCATAGTGGTGGTGGCCGACACCATGCTGAGGGACTCTGGAGGAGAGG CCTTTGCTCCCATCCCGTTTGGAGGCATCTACCTACCACTGGAAGTGCCAGCTGCCAAGTGCCATCGCTCGCCCCTGGTCCTGGCATACGACCAGGCGCACTTTTCTGCCCTGGTCTCCATGGAGCAGAAGGACAGCTCCAAAGAGCAAG TTGTGATCCCTCTCACTGACTCAGAGCACAAAATGCTGCCTCTGCACTTTGCTGTGGACCCTGGGAAAGACTGGGAGTGGGGCAAGGATGACACAGACAACGTGATGCTGGCAAG TGTGGCTCTCTCTTTGGAGGCAAAGCTCCAGATGTTACACAGCTACATGACGGTCACCTGGCTGCCCCTGCCCTGTGAG CAAGCCCCTCTGGCCCAGCCCGAGTCTCCCACAGCATCAGCAGGAGAGGATGCCCGCACGCCTCCTGACTCAGGAGAGTCAGACAAGGAGtcagtcagcagcagctccaATGGCAACGGAGATACAACCACAGGATCAGTGGTCAATGGAGGTGGGTCCTTGGCCAAGAacagctcctcttcctcatctagTTCCTCCAGCAGTGGATCGGCAGGGGCGGGAACGGGAACAGCAGGGAAGGACAAAACCAAGAAGGAGAAGGACAAGGACAAAGACAAGAAGCGGGCAGACTCTGTGGCCAATAAGCTTGGCAGTTTTGGCAAGAGCCTGGGCAGCAAGCTGAAGAAAAACGTGGGCGGACTGATGACAGGAAAGAACGCTGGAGCTGGAGGTGTCAAGCAGGAGAGtggggagaagaagaagggctCATTTAGGGGGAGGAAAGGCAGCAAGGATGGATCGCCTTCAGCCCACGCCTCAGAGGATTCTGGGAAAGGCTCCCCCTCCTCAGGTAGCGAGCGTCTCAACGGAACGGGGAGCAGTATGAGCAGCAGTGGTGGTAGCAGTACTGAGAGTGATACCTACAAGTACAGTGCTGATGTCAAGGTCAGCCTGGGTATCATGCGGGCCGCCATGCAAGGTGAGAGGAAATTCATCTTTGCCAGCCTTCTCACTACCAGCAACCGGCAGCCCTTTCAGGAGGAGATGATCCAGCGCTACCTTACCGATGCAGAGGATCGCTTTCGGGCCGAGCAAGAACAACAGCGTCGTGATGCAGAGAGGAAGGGCGTTACCAATGGCATCCAGCCACCTAAGAAGGAGACAGTTGGTGGTACAGAGCTTACCTACCGGCCATATGAGGCCAAAGAGGAGCTGTTAGAGAACTCGTCACCTTCCTTCAACCAACTCAAGTCCTCTCCTTTGAGCCCCTCTATGTACTCTGGTGTTGTGCCCATTCCCCGGCCCTCTTTCATAGACCAGCCTCCTGCTGCAGCACCCCTCACCCAGCACCTTCATATGCACAGCTACATGGATACTCGGCGCCAGCTAGCTGGCGGCTCTCCAGCAACCTCCTACCCCGGCCTCCCCTCTTACGCCACCCTTCCCCGGCACTGCCCCACAACGCAGGGTCCCTCCCATCCCCATTACAATAACTCACAAGGCCCTGCCTCCCTGAGTCCCTCTCGCCTTGCGCCCTCATATCCCCCTGAGTTTGACCCACCAGACTACCCTGGGTCTGAACCTGCTGGTGGGAGTTACACCAACGGTTTCCGGGACATGCGCAGCGACCTAGACTCTCGGAGTGGGCAACCCCCAGTCAGACACTACTCACTGGGCAGCGCCGGTGGTTTGGCCAGCCTGCAATCCAGCCGCTGTCGAACACCCAGCTGCACATACTATGGACACCCCGAGACGGGCAACTACTGCTCCTATTGCTACCGGGAAGAGCtgaaaaagagggagacagaaccAGCCATCCACAGGTTCTGA
- the otud7b gene encoding OTU domain-containing protein 7B isoform X4 gives MTVDMDAVLSDFVRSTGAEPGLARDLLEGKNWDFTAALSDFEQLRQVHAGNLAYSFAEERMYLPPEKEMARVGRPILHRQDDVVQATEKRLSRGISHASSTIVSLARSHVSSTGGSSSEPLLDTPLCTFQLPDLTVYREDFRGFIERDLIEQSMMVALEQAGRLNWWTKVVSNCQSLLPLATSGDGNCLLHAASLGMWGFHDRDLMLRKSLYALMDHGLERDALKRRWRWQQTQQNKESGLVYTEEEWQKEWNELLKLASSEPRIHYSTNGSNGVESSDEPVYESLEEFHVFVLAHVLRRPIVVVADTMLRDSGGEAFAPIPFGGIYLPLEVPAAKCHRSPLVLAYDQAHFSALVSMEQKDSSKEQVVIPLTDSEHKMLPLHFAVDPGKDWEWGKDDTDNVMLASVALSLEAKLQMLHSYMTVTWLPLPCEQAPLAQPESPTASAGEDARTPPDSGESDKESVSSSSNGNGDTTTGSVVNGGGSLAKNSSSSSSSSSSSGSAGAGTGTAGKDKTKKEKDKDKDKKRADSVANKLGSFGKSLGSKLKKNVGGLMTGKNAGAGGVKQESGEKKKGSFRGRKGSKDGSPSAHASEDSGKGSPSSGSERLNGTGSSMSSSGGSSTESDTYKYSADVKVSLGIMRAAMQGERKFIFASLLTTSNRQPFQEEMIQRYLTDAEDRFRAEQEQQRRDAERKGVTNGIQPPKKETVGGTELTYRPYEAKEELLENSSPSFNQLKSSPLSPSMYSGVVPIPRPSFIDQPPAAAPLTQHLHMHSYMDTRRQLAGGSPATSYPGLPSYATLPRHCPTTQGPSHPHYNNSQGPASLSPSRLAPSYPPEFDPPDYPGSEPAGGSYTNGFRDMRSDLDSRSGQPPVRHYSLGSAGGLASLQSSRCRTPSCTYYGHPETGNYCSYCYREELKKRETEPAIHRF, from the exons ATGACCGTGGATATGGACGCAGTCCTGTCCGACTTTGTCCGTTCCACTGGAGCTGAACCAGGATTGGCCAGAGATCTGCTAGAGG gCAAGAACTGGGATTTCACTGCTGCCCTCAGTGACTTTGAGCAGCTGcgacaggtgcatgctgggaaccTGGCTTATTCTTTCGCAGAGGAGAGAATGTATCTGCCTCCTGAAAAGGAGATGGCCAGGGTAGGAAGGCCTATACTCCACCGCCAAGATGACGTGGTGCAAG CTACAGAAAAGCGTCTGTCAAGGGGCATTTCCCACGCCAGTTCAACCATCGTGTCCCTGGCCCGCTCTCACGTCTCAAGCACTGGAGGTAGCAGTAGTGAGCCACTTCTGGACACACCCCTGTGCACTTTCCAACTACCAGACCTTACCGTGTACCGGGAGGACTTCCGTGGCTTCATCGAGAGGGACCTTATCGAGCAGTCGATGATGGTGGCCTTGGAGCAAGCCG GGCGACTGAACTGGTGGACGAAAGTGGTTTCAAACTGTCAGAGTCTGCTGCCTTTGGCAACAAGCGGAGATGGAAATTGCCTGTTACACGCAGCCTCGCTTG GTATGTGGGGTTTTCATGACCGGGACCTGATGCTACGGAAGTCCCTGTATGCGCTGATGGATCACGGGTTGGAGAGAGATGCACTGAAGCGCAGGTGGAGGTGGCAGCAGACCCAGCAGAACAAAGAG TCTGGTCTGGTGTACACGGAGGAGGAGTGGCAGAAAGAGTGGAATGAACTGTTGAAGCTAGCCTCCAGTGAGCCGAGAATACACTACAGCACCAACGGCAGCAACGG GGTGGAGTCCTCAGATGAACCAGTGTATGAGAGTTTAGAGGAGTTTCACGTCTTTGTCTTGGCTCACGTCCTCAGAAGGCCCATAGTGGTGGTGGCCGACACCATGCTGAGGGACTCTGGAGGAGAGG CCTTTGCTCCCATCCCGTTTGGAGGCATCTACCTACCACTGGAAGTGCCAGCTGCCAAGTGCCATCGCTCGCCCCTGGTCCTGGCATACGACCAGGCGCACTTTTCTGCCCTGGTCTCCATGGAGCAGAAGGACAGCTCCAAAGAGCAAG TTGTGATCCCTCTCACTGACTCAGAGCACAAAATGCTGCCTCTGCACTTTGCTGTGGACCCTGGGAAAGACTGGGAGTGGGGCAAGGATGACACAGACAACGTGATGCTGGCAAG TGTGGCTCTCTCTTTGGAGGCAAAGCTCCAGATGTTACACAGCTACATGACGGTCACCTGGCTGCCCCTGCCCTGTGAG CAAGCCCCTCTGGCCCAGCCCGAGTCTCCCACAGCATCAGCAGGAGAGGATGCCCGCACGCCTCCTGACTCAGGAGAGTCAGACAAGGAGtcagtcagcagcagctccaATGGCAACGGAGATACAACCACAGGATCAGTGGTCAATGGAGGTGGGTCCTTGGCCAAGAacagctcctcttcctcatctagTTCCTCCAGCAGTGGATCGGCAGGGGCGGGAACGGGAACAGCAGGGAAGGACAAAACCAAGAAGGAGAAGGACAAGGACAAAGACAAGAAGCGGGCAGACTCTGTGGCCAATAAGCTTGGCAGTTTTGGCAAGAGCCTGGGCAGCAAGCTGAAGAAAAACGTGGGCGGACTGATGACAGGAAAGAACGCTGGAGCTGGAGGTGTCAAGCAGGAGAGtggggagaagaagaagggctCATTTAGGGGGAGGAAAGGCAGCAAGGATGGATCGCCTTCAGCCCACGCCTCAGAGGATTCTGGGAAAGGCTCCCCCTCCTCAGGTAGCGAGCGTCTCAACGGAACGGGGAGCAGTATGAGCAGCAGTGGTGGTAGCAGTACTGAGAGTGATACCTACAAGTACAGTGCTGATGTCAAGGTCAGCCTGGGTATCATGCGGGCCGCCATGCAAGGTGAGAGGAAATTCATCTTTGCCAGCCTTCTCACTACCAGCAACCGGCAGCCCTTTCAGGAGGAGATGATCCAGCGCTACCTTACCGATGCAGAGGATCGCTTTCGGGCCGAGCAAGAACAACAGCGTCGTGATGCAGAGAGGAAGGGCGTTACCAATGGCATCCAGCCACCTAAGAAGGAGACAGTTGGTGGTACAGAGCTTACCTACCGGCCATATGAGGCCAAAGAGGAGCTGTTAGAGAACTCGTCACCTTCCTTCAACCAACTCAAGTCCTCTCCTTTGAGCCCCTCTATGTACTCTGGTGTTGTGCCCATTCCCCGGCCCTCTTTCATAGACCAGCCTCCTGCTGCAGCACCCCTCACCCAGCACCTTCATATGCACAGCTACATGGATACTCGGCGCCAGCTAGCTGGCGGCTCTCCAGCAACCTCCTACCCCGGCCTCCCCTCTTACGCCACCCTTCCCCGGCACTGCCCCACAACGCAGGGTCCCTCCCATCCCCATTACAATAACTCACAAGGCCCTGCCTCCCTGAGTCCCTCTCGCCTTGCGCCCTCATATCCCCCTGAGTTTGACCCACCAGACTACCCTGGGTCTGAACCTGCTGGTGGGAGTTACACCAACGGTTTCCGGGACATGCGCAGCGACCTAGACTCTCGGAGTGGGCAACCCCCAGTCAGACACTACTCACTGGGCAGCGCCGGTGGTTTGGCCAGCCTGCAATCCAGCCGCTGTCGAACACCCAGCTGCACATACTATGGACACCCCGAGACGGGCAACTACTGCTCCTATTGCTACCGGGAAGAGCtgaaaaagagggagacagaaccAGCCATCCACAGGTTCTGA